The following are encoded in a window of Deltaproteobacteria bacterium genomic DNA:
- a CDS encoding DUF192 domain-containing protein, with protein MLSRLKGLMFNTTLPITHALLLKRCNWIHSFFMLFPIDVIYFDRSMTIIDIKHLKPFSFSFPVFEADCVLEIGYGLANKYNITKGDRFEIYE; from the coding sequence ATGCTAAGCAGACTAAAGGGCCTCATGTTTAATACCACATTACCCATCACACACGCATTATTACTAAAACGGTGCAATTGGATTCACAGTTTTTTTATGTTGTTTCCCATTGATGTAATATATTTTGACAGGTCTATGACCATTATTGACATAAAACATCTCAAGCCTTTCAGCTTTTCCTTTCCGGTGTTTGAAGCGGATTGTGTACTGGAAATAGGATACGGACTTGCAAACAAATATAACATCACTAAAGGCGATAGATTTGAAATTTATGAATAA
- a CDS encoding serine/threonine protein kinase, protein MIIRLIESGGMADVYKAIMTGPHNFEKPVALKMMHKHLVHDDAFVKMFIDEARLCARLNNPNIVQVIDFGENEKRLYLVMEYISGVNLSTFIKTLLKHNYKPDVVLSSYITAEILKALSYAHTLYDPCGKSLGIVHRDITPQNILLSYDGDVKLTDFGIAKTRCSMTTTVGTLKGKIRYMSPEQASGQAIDNRSDIYSVGLVLYELLTFEHAFSGDTDMSLLKNVRESKIVNRPTELNPAIPVELEASILNALSLNPSDRFNNADLFKQKLEPYVNNPSLTKIALSDILKFLFYDTIRDELHEGKVLAAKNPHKGKLQKKRIIMSIGIGIMGLCLAIFVTLMSLTAKRPSGTQALKPAYAKPVHSSLKIIPLPAHQISSGNKRVPVHDTPAIMEKALIVINASPWADIYISDKNTRKFIGTTPIKHLRLEPGNYTIFFKNKLYDSKTINVKLSPGEKRTVVLRYDRGNKKFFKFINSKNTEM, encoded by the coding sequence ATGATTATACGACTTATAGAAAGCGGCGGAATGGCAGATGTTTACAAAGCCATAATGACCGGTCCCCACAATTTTGAAAAACCTGTTGCATTAAAAATGATGCATAAGCATTTAGTACATGATGATGCTTTTGTAAAAATGTTTATAGATGAGGCAAGATTATGCGCAAGACTTAATAATCCGAATATCGTTCAGGTCATAGACTTTGGTGAAAACGAAAAGAGGTTGTATCTTGTGATGGAATATATCAGCGGCGTTAATCTATCTACTTTCATAAAGACTTTGCTAAAGCATAATTATAAACCTGATGTAGTGCTCTCTTCTTATATAACAGCAGAAATCCTGAAAGCGTTAAGCTATGCACATACGCTATACGATCCCTGTGGAAAATCACTCGGCATTGTTCATAGAGATATAACACCGCAAAATATACTCTTGTCTTATGATGGTGACGTAAAACTCACGGACTTTGGAATAGCAAAGACAAGATGCTCAATGACAACAACTGTCGGAACTCTAAAGGGTAAGATACGGTATATGTCACCCGAACAGGCAAGCGGACAGGCCATTGATAATAGAAGCGATATTTACTCTGTCGGGCTTGTATTGTATGAGCTGCTTACGTTTGAGCATGCATTTTCCGGGGACACCGATATGTCGCTTTTAAAAAATGTTCGGGAGTCAAAGATCGTCAACCGTCCTACAGAGCTAAACCCTGCTATTCCAGTGGAACTTGAGGCAAGTATATTAAATGCCCTGTCCTTGAATCCGTCTGATAGATTCAACAATGCTGATCTTTTCAAACAAAAATTAGAACCTTATGTAAATAATCCTTCTTTAACTAAGATAGCTCTATCGGATATATTAAAATTTTTATTTTATGATACGATAAGAGATGAATTACATGAGGGAAAAGTCCTTGCTGCAAAAAATCCACATAAAGGAAAGTTGCAAAAAAAACGAATTATAATGTCAATTGGCATAGGAATCATGGGTCTGTGTTTGGCTATTTTTGTTACACTTATGTCTCTAACTGCAAAACGGCCCTCTGGAACACAAGCCCTTAAGCCGGCTTATGCGAAGCCGGTACATTCTTCTTTAAAAATTATCCCTCTACCCGCACACCAAATATCCTCCGGGAATAAACGGGTGCCCGTACATGACACACCTGCCATAATGGAAAAAGCTTTGATCGTTATAAATGCAAGCCCATGGGCAGATATCTATATATCAGATAAAAATACGAGAAAGTTTATCGGTACTACACCTATAAAGCATCTTAGGTTAGAACCCGGCAATTATACAATATTTTTTAAAAACAAATTATATGATTCAAAAACCATCAATGTTAAACTATCCCCTGGAGAGAAAAGAACAGTCGTTCTCAGATACGATCGTGGAAATAAAAAATTTTTTAAATTCATTAACTCCAAAAATACCGAGATGTAG